A single Candidatus Neomarinimicrobiota bacterium DNA region contains:
- the rdgB gene encoding RdgB/HAM1 family non-canonical purine NTP pyrophosphatase has product MLIDLSVFPLGNEQAVMDMEVILATRNRDKARELKALLDGSHMEGLALDDIDPEEKIPEIEESGSSLRENAFIKARRVFSLTRRPTIGDDTGLEVDALNGAPGIFSARYAGDGCSYKDNVRKLLSDLVAVPPKRRTARFRTAVCYVDGQQELWVEGVVEGMITEKPVGDRGFGYDPVFYIPEYDKTYAQLSGEEKNRWSHRGKAMRKLSDLLSQKIVPSEKPS; this is encoded by the coding sequence ATGCTCATAGATTTGTCTGTCTTCCCTCTCGGAAACGAACAGGCGGTAATGGATATGGAAGTAATTCTTGCAACGAGGAACAGAGACAAGGCAAGGGAGCTCAAGGCACTGCTTGACGGTTCCCACATGGAAGGATTAGCGCTGGACGATATAGATCCTGAGGAGAAGATCCCCGAAATTGAGGAGAGTGGATCCTCTCTCAGAGAAAACGCGTTCATAAAGGCGAGAAGGGTTTTCTCTTTGACCCGGCGTCCCACAATCGGGGATGACACCGGTCTCGAGGTGGATGCACTGAACGGTGCCCCCGGGATTTTTTCCGCCCGGTATGCGGGAGACGGCTGCAGCTACAAGGATAACGTGAGGAAACTCCTGTCCGATTTGGTGGCCGTCCCGCCCAAGCGTCGAACGGCCCGTTTCAGGACGGCGGTCTGCTACGTCGACGGCCAGCAGGAACTCTGGGTGGAGGGAGTCGTTGAAGGTATGATTACAGAGAAACCAGTTGGAGATCGTGGATTTGGGTACGATCCCGTATTCTATATCCCGGAATACGACAAGACATACGCTCAGCTCTCAGGTGAAGAGAAAAACCGATGGAGTCACCGGGGCAAGGCCATGAGAAAACTTTCGGATTTACTGTCTCAAAAAATCGTTCCCTCCGAAAAACCTTCCTAG
- the sprA gene encoding cell surface protein SprA, producing MDEILGGLSQLSRQTRTAIAVFFLLFLRVFSPLCGQGANSVQNSISFVNGRGSLWIVEPFDNQLTFMFSVDSATTTRSILKPEDDGTERWTEIEEDWSLITLFEAHNGTFFKVPFSAPVDWYFRERLARNGVSNFFRLTDLSASDERQRRRRGSFELMGVETGVGRASLNISGNINVSGKMVFQDQELSRSNLRQAQTTHFEFDQRQNLMLEGKVGERVSVLMDMDSERDVDWENQIKINYAGTEDEIVQKIEAGNISLSLPSTQFVTFSGSNQGLFGLKSLMKLGPVDVTALASIEKTRKEKQQFKDGAKSQGQTIPDYQYRKNQYFFVDQLFRYGEESGLLFVPSFYPLKDGKHRIGNVVIKEIEVFKSVGSLGSAGTLNGLAYVNPYFDETQSRWRESNSEDSSYTEGSLFQLLERDVDYVVSEDLGFIRLTTPVQNEILAVSYTLSERDKTAVIRAVGQLTEDVSQGETIHLKLIKPLTPSPPHPTWPLAFKNVYYLGATNINPVGFEVKILYKDGALGNDERDSDGNTFLHLFGLDSLDVDSEPIPDDLIDTYNTNIINRVTGELILPMLHPFELDSLAGTVNYRGEGNQSPSLSTILPDNALMYRSLDYQSIRKESKFDIEATYQNKSATINLGGFMLVEGSEEVYLNDRPLERGKDYTIDYFTGTLTILNEDINDPGAELNILYDKHELVSFDKKTIMGARAQIDLGPNSFIGGTALYYNQSVINEKIEVGYEPTRNFIWDLNGRYESDLDLLTRAIDKLPLIETNKPSSFRVEGEFAQVLPNPNSVDNPTTDDREGVAFIDDFEGAKRTSSPSIRRRFWNFSSTPLGFDRKNRANLFWYNPYTQVRTTDIWPRQEVSTRAQNHLTDILVLNYSRRKTQIGSVDPDSTWGGITASLYSSSYNQSQSKFFEIWLLTDDDIQGRMSVDLGFISEDQNGNREFDTEDEPEAGLSIGNTFLEDDEDIGLDGCEDAYEDGYGGCLDITYEAALQLGYDVYYSDDPDDFDPGDPNGDNWSFDETEREGPEKYRYINGTDGNGTAKRPMEGARYPDTEDINRDGFPDRNNDYFTMSIDLSLYGEDWREYKGGENDSRMGKWRLYRIPLSDFTKVKKDGAITWDTIKFLRLGLMGIPEEAEVKIAKVELVGNEWQERGVRKGRTGPFVPDDSVFAVTVVNTEDNQDYAQSVEDIGVRGEYDRVYGIRKKEQSLVLTFDNLKPGEEGAAQKNLIELRGNKALSYLTYEKMKLFTYGEGDHIWQDSTDVEFFLRFGRGDDFYEIRQPVYEGWDEERKRNFMSIDLGFLTGLKRKDSTNIKRKNPEDMFVVTDSTLEYIATENSGEDTVKTYLIQGRPALSRIQFFEVGVRNKSSTEPVSGEIWLDELRLSHVRKDAGTAVRFQSSLNLADFGNATLTYSRKHADFHVLQQRLGTGQTTERVRVDSRLNLNKFFPQSWGLGLPLSLSYSNNVATPKYYPGTDILLSGDSPPDSALTRSRQVAMSTSFTKSTRSDRWYTRYTLDPLNTSFSTSQTWGSDEQIERRFGRSNTGGAGYGLSFGRDNYWRPLKFLKEVPLLGSKFSDIHLYYTPSSFDMSMKVSEALTETKPRVGESKRVYNLGLSRTFKIGYTILENLKTNYSKSMKSNMNKFENQYLKALKTLTPGIVSDVTDNVSTTFTPTIFTWLKPSLNYSTNYRWSKPIESTQEGANIASQTRFSSSLTLNPKSIIETVYTPSRPVGRGSRRRSRRTPQTVEEGGTEPDKKVPENETLKSVLKTLHEAASRISPISITFSENRSQNDFGVLGEVNLPYRFGFDNELGPRATYSDEVGVNRRSIQRQRDISLRSGLSITPRIRTTVSFSHNRSRGLDGNNISRESITRGFLPSGISGGEGFPFVGWSLSWSGIEKWPLIKMIAKSASFDHAFAGKETRSWQSDVLLSSKYTASYSPVAGFSMTILKGISFSTRFSTVRTVDNRFSGLNSTRVKTDRSWTATSSYAHRGGLHIPLVFFRDFNMENTMNFSLTFDHTQSVTRERNGAEYPLSTSATRKSWKISPRISYSFSRTVTGGVWFEYRESDSRVVGRKVDRDFGFDVNIAIRG from the coding sequence ATGGATGAGATCCTCGGCGGGCTCAGTCAGTTGAGCCGGCAAACGAGAACAGCAATAGCGGTTTTCTTTCTTTTGTTCCTCAGGGTTTTCTCCCCCCTCTGCGGACAGGGGGCGAATTCCGTCCAAAACAGCATATCCTTTGTGAACGGACGTGGCTCTCTCTGGATCGTGGAACCATTTGATAATCAACTCACCTTTATGTTTTCCGTGGACAGTGCCACGACCACCAGAAGTATTCTCAAACCGGAAGATGACGGTACAGAACGATGGACGGAAATTGAGGAAGACTGGAGTCTCATAACTCTCTTTGAGGCCCACAATGGCACATTCTTCAAGGTACCCTTTTCAGCTCCTGTGGATTGGTATTTTCGAGAGCGCCTGGCCAGGAACGGCGTCTCAAATTTTTTCAGGCTGACTGATCTGTCGGCCTCGGACGAACGTCAGCGCCGTCGACGAGGTTCCTTTGAGCTTATGGGTGTGGAAACAGGGGTGGGACGGGCGTCCTTGAACATCAGTGGGAACATCAATGTGTCAGGGAAGATGGTGTTCCAGGATCAGGAGCTTTCCCGTTCGAACCTGCGCCAAGCGCAAACAACGCACTTTGAGTTTGACCAGCGTCAAAACCTTATGCTCGAGGGAAAGGTGGGCGAACGAGTCAGCGTTTTGATGGACATGGACAGTGAGAGGGACGTTGACTGGGAGAATCAAATCAAGATCAACTATGCGGGAACCGAAGACGAGATTGTGCAGAAGATTGAAGCAGGAAACATATCCCTCTCGTTACCCTCAACCCAGTTTGTGACGTTTTCCGGGAGTAACCAGGGACTGTTTGGACTGAAATCCCTCATGAAGCTTGGACCGGTTGACGTCACGGCACTGGCCTCTATTGAAAAGACCAGGAAGGAGAAACAGCAATTCAAGGATGGTGCGAAGTCGCAGGGACAGACTATTCCGGATTACCAGTACCGGAAGAACCAGTATTTTTTCGTCGATCAACTGTTCAGGTATGGAGAGGAGAGCGGTCTTCTTTTCGTCCCCAGTTTCTATCCGTTGAAAGACGGGAAGCACCGTATCGGAAACGTGGTGATCAAGGAAATCGAAGTTTTCAAGTCTGTGGGGTCTCTGGGTAGTGCTGGAACTTTGAACGGCCTCGCATATGTGAACCCCTATTTCGACGAGACTCAATCAAGGTGGAGGGAGAGTAACAGTGAAGACAGCAGCTATACGGAGGGGAGCCTTTTTCAGCTCCTTGAGAGAGACGTCGATTACGTGGTGAGCGAGGATCTGGGTTTTATCCGTCTCACCACACCTGTTCAGAATGAGATACTCGCTGTATCCTACACTCTGTCTGAGCGGGACAAAACAGCCGTCATACGAGCCGTGGGGCAATTGACTGAGGACGTATCGCAAGGAGAAACCATTCATCTGAAACTCATCAAGCCGTTGACGCCAAGTCCTCCTCACCCTACCTGGCCTCTGGCCTTCAAGAACGTTTACTACCTGGGCGCCACCAACATCAATCCCGTGGGGTTCGAAGTTAAGATTCTCTACAAGGACGGCGCCCTGGGTAACGACGAACGGGATTCGGATGGGAATACATTCCTTCACCTGTTCGGTCTCGACAGTCTCGATGTTGACAGTGAGCCAATTCCCGACGATTTGATAGATACCTACAACACCAATATCATTAATCGTGTAACGGGTGAGTTGATTCTCCCCATGCTTCATCCATTTGAGCTGGATTCTCTTGCCGGAACGGTAAACTATCGCGGTGAGGGGAACCAAAGCCCCAGTCTGAGCACCATATTGCCGGATAATGCCCTTATGTATCGCAGCCTCGATTACCAGAGTATTCGTAAAGAGTCGAAGTTTGACATCGAGGCGACCTATCAGAACAAGAGTGCCACCATCAATCTCGGTGGATTCATGCTTGTGGAAGGGAGTGAGGAGGTTTACCTCAATGATCGTCCTCTTGAACGCGGCAAAGATTATACCATTGACTATTTTACGGGCACACTGACGATACTCAATGAAGATATCAATGACCCGGGAGCCGAGTTGAACATCCTTTATGACAAGCATGAACTCGTCTCATTTGACAAGAAGACTATCATGGGAGCCAGGGCCCAGATTGATCTGGGACCCAATTCTTTCATAGGGGGGACGGCTCTCTACTACAATCAGTCCGTTATTAATGAAAAAATTGAGGTAGGATATGAACCCACCCGGAATTTCATCTGGGACTTAAACGGCCGGTATGAAAGCGATCTTGACCTACTTACCCGGGCCATAGACAAACTTCCTCTTATTGAAACGAACAAACCGTCGTCGTTCAGAGTTGAAGGAGAATTCGCCCAGGTTCTACCCAATCCCAATTCCGTCGACAATCCCACGACGGATGACCGGGAGGGAGTTGCATTCATTGATGACTTCGAGGGAGCCAAGCGGACGTCGAGTCCATCAATCAGGCGAAGATTCTGGAACTTCTCATCCACCCCGCTCGGCTTCGACCGGAAGAATCGCGCCAACCTATTCTGGTACAATCCGTACACCCAGGTAAGAACCACTGATATCTGGCCCAGGCAGGAGGTCAGTACCCGGGCTCAAAATCACTTGACCGATATTCTGGTTCTCAATTATTCTCGCCGGAAAACACAAATCGGATCCGTGGATCCCGACTCCACGTGGGGGGGGATTACCGCAAGTCTCTATTCGAGCAGTTACAATCAATCCCAGAGCAAATTTTTTGAAATCTGGCTGCTGACAGATGACGACATACAGGGCAGAATGAGCGTCGACCTGGGGTTCATAAGCGAGGACCAGAACGGGAACAGGGAGTTTGACACGGAAGATGAGCCTGAAGCGGGTCTTTCCATCGGGAATACGTTCCTGGAGGACGATGAAGATATTGGTCTGGACGGGTGTGAGGATGCTTATGAGGACGGCTACGGCGGCTGTCTCGATATCACGTACGAGGCCGCCCTGCAGTTGGGTTATGATGTCTATTACAGTGATGATCCCGATGACTTTGATCCTGGCGATCCCAACGGTGACAATTGGAGTTTCGACGAAACCGAGCGCGAGGGACCAGAAAAATACCGTTACATCAACGGGACTGATGGAAACGGTACGGCTAAGCGGCCCATGGAGGGGGCCCGTTATCCTGATACAGAGGATATCAACCGTGACGGTTTTCCTGACAGAAACAATGATTATTTCACCATGAGCATTGATCTCAGCCTTTACGGCGAGGACTGGCGTGAATACAAGGGCGGAGAGAATGATTCGCGCATGGGGAAGTGGCGACTCTACAGAATTCCGTTGAGTGATTTCACAAAGGTGAAGAAGGACGGTGCCATCACGTGGGATACCATTAAGTTTCTGCGCCTTGGCCTGATGGGGATTCCTGAGGAAGCGGAAGTCAAGATTGCCAAGGTGGAGTTGGTGGGTAACGAGTGGCAGGAGCGGGGTGTGAGAAAAGGCCGAACCGGGCCATTTGTTCCGGACGACAGTGTGTTTGCGGTTACCGTGGTGAATACGGAAGACAACCAGGACTATGCCCAGAGTGTTGAAGATATCGGCGTTCGAGGTGAATACGACCGGGTGTACGGCATCAGGAAGAAAGAGCAGTCCCTTGTCCTCACCTTCGACAACTTGAAGCCTGGCGAGGAGGGAGCCGCCCAGAAAAACCTGATCGAGCTTCGGGGTAACAAGGCTTTGAGTTATCTTACTTACGAAAAAATGAAACTCTTTACGTACGGTGAAGGTGATCACATCTGGCAGGATTCCACAGATGTGGAGTTCTTTCTTCGCTTCGGCCGGGGTGATGATTTCTACGAAATTCGCCAGCCTGTTTATGAAGGGTGGGACGAAGAGAGAAAGAGAAACTTCATGTCCATCGATCTCGGTTTTCTTACAGGGTTGAAGCGCAAGGATTCCACCAACATAAAGAGGAAGAATCCCGAGGATATGTTTGTTGTGACCGATTCAACACTGGAGTACATTGCTACGGAAAACTCCGGGGAAGATACAGTAAAAACCTATCTTATTCAGGGACGCCCGGCCCTTTCCCGGATTCAATTTTTTGAGGTGGGGGTCCGGAACAAGAGCTCAACAGAGCCCGTGAGTGGGGAGATATGGCTCGATGAGCTCCGCCTCTCCCACGTGAGGAAAGATGCCGGTACGGCGGTGAGATTTCAATCCTCTCTCAATCTGGCGGATTTTGGAAACGCTACGCTCACCTACAGCCGGAAACATGCCGATTTTCATGTCCTGCAGCAGCGTCTTGGGACAGGCCAAACAACCGAGAGGGTCCGTGTTGACAGCCGGCTGAATCTAAATAAATTCTTTCCCCAGTCATGGGGTTTGGGCTTACCTCTATCCCTGAGTTATTCCAACAACGTGGCCACACCCAAGTACTATCCCGGTACCGATATTCTGCTCAGTGGGGATAGTCCGCCAGACAGCGCACTGACCCGAAGCCGGCAAGTCGCAATGAGCACTTCATTCACCAAGTCGACTCGGTCGGACCGCTGGTACACACGATACACCCTGGATCCGTTGAATACCTCATTTTCAACAAGTCAGACATGGGGTTCAGACGAACAAATCGAGCGGCGATTCGGTCGAAGCAATACTGGAGGGGCTGGTTACGGATTGTCATTTGGCCGGGACAATTACTGGAGACCCTTGAAATTCCTGAAAGAGGTGCCATTACTGGGCAGCAAGTTTTCGGATATTCATCTGTATTACACACCGTCGTCGTTCGACATGTCCATGAAAGTGAGCGAGGCACTGACGGAGACAAAGCCCAGGGTGGGAGAAAGTAAACGGGTGTACAATCTGGGGCTCAGCCGGACGTTCAAGATCGGGTACACGATTCTTGAAAACCTGAAAACGAATTATTCCAAGTCCATGAAGAGCAACATGAACAAATTCGAGAACCAGTACCTGAAGGCCCTGAAGACGCTGACTCCCGGAATTGTTTCGGATGTAACGGACAATGTGTCCACCACCTTTACGCCTACCATTTTCACCTGGCTCAAGCCGTCTCTCAATTACAGCACCAATTACCGGTGGTCAAAGCCCATTGAAAGCACCCAGGAGGGGGCAAATATCGCTTCCCAAACCCGGTTTTCCTCTTCTTTGACACTGAACCCAAAGTCAATTATTGAAACTGTCTATACCCCTTCCCGGCCGGTGGGACGGGGATCCAGGCGGCGAAGCAGGAGGACCCCCCAAACGGTAGAGGAAGGGGGGACTGAACCGGACAAGAAAGTACCCGAGAACGAAACGTTAAAAAGTGTCTTGAAGACTCTGCACGAGGCTGCGAGCCGCATCAGTCCCATCAGTATCACATTTTCTGAGAACAGATCACAGAACGATTTCGGCGTGCTCGGCGAGGTGAATCTCCCCTACCGGTTCGGTTTTGACAATGAGCTTGGTCCCAGGGCCACCTACAGCGATGAAGTAGGCGTCAATCGCAGATCCATTCAACGCCAGCGAGATATTTCCTTGAGATCCGGACTCTCCATAACACCCAGAATCAGGACGACCGTGAGCTTTTCTCATAATCGGTCCAGGGGTTTAGATGGAAACAATATCAGCCGGGAGTCAATCACCAGGGGCTTCTTGCCGTCGGGAATCAGCGGTGGAGAAGGTTTCCCTTTCGTTGGCTGGAGCTTGAGCTGGTCGGGTATTGAAAAATGGCCCCTTATCAAAATGATTGCCAAATCTGCCTCCTTCGACCATGCCTTCGCGGGTAAAGAGACACGGTCGTGGCAAAGTGACGTTCTCTTATCCTCAAAGTACACCGCTTCATATTCACCCGTCGCCGGATTCTCCATGACCATCTTGAAAGGGATCTCCTTTTCCACGCGGTTTTCAACGGTGCGAACGGTTGATAACAGATTCAGTGGACTCAACAGCACCCGCGTCAAAACGGACCGTTCCTGGACGGCGACGTCGAGTTACGCCCACCGGGGCGGTTTGCATATTCCTCTGGTCTTTTTCCGGGACTTCAATATGGAAAACACGATGAATTTTTCCCTCACCTTCGATCATACCCAGTCCGTCACAAGGGAACGGAACGGTGCGGAGTACCCTCTATCCACAAGTGCCACAAGGAAGTCGTGGAAGATATCTCCTCGAATATCCTACTCTTTTTCCCGGACAGTAACCGGCGGCGTCTGGTTCGAATACAGGGAAAGCGACTCACGCGTGGTGGGGCGGAAGGTGGATCGCGATTTTGGATTTGACGTGAATATTGCCATTAGGGGCTGA